A genomic region of Planococcus kocurii contains the following coding sequences:
- a CDS encoding helix-turn-helix domain-containing protein, whose amino-acid sequence MTNKNYNDVMGTLRQVPKVNEHLNKISVIMGKKILKRRLELGLTQKEVVTMIKDHGDAFTQATLSKIESGADNIKSETYDKVFLALGGLEDLTPTFKENPKGKDLIHS is encoded by the coding sequence ATGACAAACAAAAATTATAACGATGTGATGGGGACCTTAAGGCAAGTGCCGAAAGTAAATGAACACTTGAATAAAATTTCTGTTATTATGGGAAAAAAAATACTCAAGAGACGTCTTGAGCTAGGTTTGACCCAAAAAGAAGTTGTCACTATGATCAAAGATCATGGAGATGCTTTTACACAGGCGACGCTATCGAAGATTGAAAGTGGTGCTGATAATATCAAATCCGAAACATACGATAAAGTTTTCCTAGCTTTGGGTGGTCTCGAAGATTTAACTCCTACATTTAAGGAAAATCCTAAAGGCAAAGATTTAATTCATTCATAG
- a CDS encoding DUF2812 domain-containing protein, giving the protein MLEMKTIKKKFYIADFEEEQEFLSSLHNAGWRLTDIKGKRYSFEKCDKEAVIYQIDFNPKEQRKSEYVQLFIDFGWKFITEKDDRFYFSKPGLQCSEDQIFSDHETKMVMCRKIIKRKLAQLITLSVISIIISCVLAFNMFHYSLFPLGIIFIVSLIWLGALILTLYSTKYLTGFFKLKKIMDKSVN; this is encoded by the coding sequence ATGCTTGAAATGAAAACGATCAAAAAGAAATTTTATATAGCTGATTTTGAGGAAGAGCAAGAATTTTTATCCTCTCTACACAACGCCGGCTGGAGATTGACTGACATAAAAGGTAAAAGATATTCATTTGAAAAATGCGATAAAGAAGCTGTTATCTACCAAATAGACTTTAATCCGAAAGAGCAGCGGAAAAGTGAATATGTCCAATTGTTCATAGATTTTGGATGGAAATTCATCACTGAAAAAGACGACAGATTTTATTTTTCAAAGCCTGGTTTACAGTGCAGTGAAGATCAAATATTTAGTGATCATGAAACGAAAATGGTCATGTGCAGAAAGATTATCAAGCGAAAGTTAGCTCAACTTATTACACTTTCAGTCATTTCTATCATCATTTCGTGTGTATTAGCATTCAATATGTTTCATTATAGTCTCTTCCCGTTGGGTATCATTTTTATCGTATCGCTGATATGGCTTGGTGCGCTAATACTGACTCTTTACTCAACGAAATATTTAACAGGCTTTTTCAAACTAAAGAAAATAATGGACAAAAGCGTAAATTAG
- a CDS encoding PadR family transcriptional regulator: MDKRIRRFYMPMTETSFYILFALQDEMHGYNIMNYVKILTKDEVALGAGTVYTSLSKMEKDGLIVLVKKESNRKFYKITDLGREILETEILRIERLYKNTRAYEGRE; this comes from the coding sequence GTGGATAAAAGAATACGCAGATTTTATATGCCAATGACTGAAACTAGCTTTTATATCCTGTTTGCTTTGCAAGATGAAATGCACGGTTACAATATCATGAATTACGTGAAAATACTTACAAAAGATGAAGTAGCGTTAGGGGCAGGGACGGTTTATACCAGTTTATCCAAGATGGAGAAAGACGGGCTAATTGTTCTTGTAAAAAAAGAGAGCAATCGGAAATTTTATAAAATCACTGACTTAGGACGTGAAATATTAGAAACTGAAATTCTGCGTATCGAAAGATTATATAAAAATACAAGAGCGTATGAAGGGAGAGAATAA
- a CDS encoding DUF2599 domain-containing protein, with translation MKNKMKMVFITLTILMVFGNLAPASAATETNEFEYLRDAIATIDAVPFEEVNQYVEDNGEWIDEIGVRLETYIETFPEEQQNDEVKRLLSDDFMVQDANKGANSIQMASLSGNLDEYFTDVWFHLRSGYHTYSMEPKWSVRLWKITMEAAWDELGDNYIGIQYDNGSLWNQYKCHFDYDVFGALAGSWDLEVGRPIVSGVVMVRELCNPE, from the coding sequence ATGAAAAACAAAATGAAAATGGTTTTCATCACATTAACTATCCTGATGGTGTTTGGTAATTTGGCTCCAGCTTCTGCAGCAACTGAAACGAATGAATTTGAGTACTTAAGGGACGCAATCGCAACAATTGACGCTGTACCTTTTGAGGAAGTGAATCAATACGTTGAAGATAACGGTGAATGGATTGATGAAATTGGAGTAAGACTAGAAACTTACATTGAAACCTTTCCAGAAGAGCAACAAAATGATGAAGTTAAACGTCTTTTAAGCGATGATTTTATGGTTCAAGATGCAAATAAAGGGGCTAATTCTATACAAATGGCAAGTTTGTCCGGAAATCTTGATGAATATTTTACTGACGTATGGTTTCATTTACGTTCCGGTTATCATACATATTCTATGGAACCAAAGTGGTCCGTCAGACTTTGGAAGATAACAATGGAGGCTGCTTGGGATGAATTAGGAGACAATTATATTGGTATCCAATACGACAACGGAAGTTTATGGAATCAATATAAATGCCATTTCGATTATGATGTTTTTGGTGCTTTAGCAGGAAGTTGGGATTTAGAGGTTGGTAGACCGATTGTTTCAGGCGTTGTAATGGTTAGGGAACTTTGCAATCCGGAGTAA
- a CDS encoding sigma-70 family RNA polymerase sigma factor, with translation MEKSKVSFFKESNPIFSDDADLLLNQLIQEYANDLKRIAFLYINDHSECEDIVQEVYISCFQNLSKFRNESNYKTWLTRITINKCKDHQRRWSIKNLIYKPLNKLMKKESSTEEQFFHSQNSKEILAEISLLPHKFKEVLILYYFNEMTMLEISDTLQINHNTVKSRLLRGKAELLKSLEGGAFDESL, from the coding sequence ATGGAGAAATCAAAAGTTTCATTTTTCAAAGAGTCAAATCCGATTTTTAGTGACGACGCTGATTTACTATTGAATCAGCTCATCCAAGAATATGCTAACGACCTGAAAAGAATCGCATTTTTATACATAAATGATCATTCTGAGTGTGAGGATATTGTACAAGAAGTTTATATCAGTTGCTTTCAGAACTTGTCTAAATTTCGAAACGAATCCAACTACAAAACATGGCTGACTCGAATCACCATCAATAAATGCAAAGACCATCAGAGACGCTGGAGTATAAAGAACTTGATTTATAAGCCCTTGAACAAATTGATGAAGAAAGAATCTTCAACAGAGGAACAGTTTTTTCACAGCCAGAATTCAAAAGAAATCTTAGCAGAGATTTCTTTGCTACCTCACAAGTTTAAAGAGGTTCTCATCTTATATTACTTCAACGAAATGACGATGTTAGAAATTAGTGACACACTTCAAATAAACCACAATACAGTAAAATCCCGACTACTCCGTGGTAAAGCAGAGCTGTTGAAAAGTTTGGAAGGAGGAGCCTTTGATGAGTCGCTTTGA
- a CDS encoding MerR family transcriptional regulator, protein MEKESDETYLSTGELSKILNVSVRTIRYYDQIGLVQPSKKGAGGKRHYSKEDILKLQKILLLKSLSLSLEDSRSILLEQSMSAILLAHQSLLSEEIEHLINSLKHTQSLLNLLDLKTTLHWEDLISLVANAEKEKEWNQYFSVEQQSHLKSQLPKLENRDKTTKKWINIIKRIELCLENGVSPASLEGQLILEDVDLLSEETFGDDPELVEAFWEVRKSSEASAELGLYPISPAIISFLEMATKKEMSPN, encoded by the coding sequence GTGGAAAAGGAAAGCGATGAAACTTATTTATCGACAGGTGAATTATCAAAAATTTTGAATGTCTCGGTGCGGACGATTCGCTATTACGATCAAATTGGGTTGGTGCAGCCTTCGAAGAAGGGGGCTGGTGGGAAACGGCACTATTCCAAAGAGGATATTCTAAAGTTGCAGAAGATACTCTTGCTCAAGTCATTGAGCCTGTCGCTCGAAGACAGTCGTAGTATCCTGTTGGAACAATCGATGTCCGCAATTCTGCTTGCCCATCAGTCTTTGTTGAGTGAAGAGATAGAACACCTGATAAATTCTCTGAAGCACACCCAATCCCTACTGAATCTGTTGGACTTAAAAACCACCCTTCACTGGGAAGATTTAATTTCCTTGGTGGCAAATGCAGAGAAGGAAAAAGAATGGAATCAATACTTCTCTGTCGAGCAACAGTCGCACCTTAAAAGTCAGTTGCCTAAACTTGAAAATCGAGATAAGACTACTAAAAAGTGGATTAATATCATCAAAAGGATTGAGCTTTGTCTTGAGAATGGGGTTTCCCCTGCCTCTTTAGAAGGTCAACTCATTCTTGAGGATGTTGACCTTCTATCGGAAGAAACATTTGGCGACGATCCGGAACTGGTCGAGGCTTTTTGGGAAGTCCGCAAATCTTCCGAAGCTTCCGCTGAGCTGGGTCTTTATCCAATCTCACCAGCTATAATCAGTTTCCTAGAGATGGCCACTAAAAAAGAAATGTCTCCCAACTGA
- a CDS encoding CPBP family intramembrane glutamic endopeptidase, producing MKKSIERNEMWKWRDLTYMLFLVLVLVPIFIETVLFTYLLSVFQNELYAGTLNGFIMAIVFTAVLYFVVLKPNGQSFRTVGLKSFPLREWKQIVVWTVILIVVSIALVVAMSFIGIGTENNKTESLQSQMTLLNFAIGFVSAAIISPIYEEIFYRGFLYRFFSSRYGVLSGITISSLIFTVVHIPTFNTLPVNFVSGLVFSWVYQKTGSIIPSILIHGTFNGIAVILTAIA from the coding sequence ATGAAGAAATCTATTGAACGAAATGAAATGTGGAAATGGCGCGATTTAACTTATATGCTGTTTCTTGTATTGGTACTGGTTCCGATTTTCATTGAAACTGTATTATTTACTTATCTATTAAGCGTTTTTCAAAATGAGTTATATGCCGGTACATTAAATGGCTTTATCATGGCGATTGTTTTTACAGCTGTGCTTTATTTTGTTGTTTTAAAACCGAATGGGCAGTCTTTTAGAACTGTTGGACTAAAGTCATTCCCGTTAAGAGAGTGGAAACAGATAGTCGTTTGGACAGTCATCCTTATCGTTGTGAGCATTGCATTGGTAGTTGCTATGTCTTTTATAGGAATTGGAACGGAAAATAACAAAACGGAAAGCCTCCAGTCACAGATGACTTTGCTTAACTTTGCAATAGGATTTGTTTCGGCTGCGATCATTTCTCCTATCTATGAAGAAATTTTTTATCGTGGATTTCTTTATCGTTTTTTCAGCAGTCGCTATGGTGTGTTAAGCGGTATAACCATCAGTTCCCTAATCTTTACGGTTGTCCATATTCCTACATTCAATACATTGCCGGTGAACTTTGTCTCAGGTCTTGTTTTTTCATGGGTCTATCAAAAAACAGGCTCCATCATTCCTAGCATTCTGATTCATGGAACCTTTAATGGGATTGCCGTTATACTGACTGCCATCGCTTAA
- a CDS encoding nucleotidyl transferase AbiEii/AbiGii toxin family protein produces MRLHEENELFNELVRSAAAAYGLQNFQIEKDYYVSLLLKQLVPNFPSIVFKGGTSLSKCYDVIKRFSEDLDLSVPLGDSNKLPRSEKKKLKAAIESVIEDLGFSLLNPDQIRSGREFNEYEIGYRKAFEGDSEMSPHILVETNVAYKPFPFEQLEVSNYITKFVITAEGDESEKEQFMDEYGMRPFAANVQTIDRTFLDKIFAICDYYEKKESTRYSRHLYDLHMIERSGFVDAEGLKMLIPEVIEIRRDGRDTASCQPGYELKKTLKEIIRTNFYKQDYNRNTKTFLAEDVSYEETIDSLKKIIDSDFLPNVIKI; encoded by the coding sequence ATGCGATTGCACGAAGAGAACGAGTTGTTTAATGAGTTAGTACGGTCGGCAGCTGCAGCGTATGGGCTGCAAAATTTCCAGATCGAAAAGGATTATTACGTATCGCTGCTTCTGAAGCAGCTGGTCCCTAACTTCCCTAGCATTGTATTTAAGGGTGGGACTTCCCTCTCAAAATGCTACGATGTCATCAAGCGTTTTTCAGAAGACCTGGATCTCAGCGTTCCGCTTGGAGACAGCAATAAGCTGCCGAGAAGCGAAAAAAAGAAGCTGAAAGCGGCAATCGAATCTGTGATTGAGGACCTCGGATTTTCACTGCTTAATCCGGACCAGATCCGATCAGGCCGAGAGTTTAACGAGTATGAAATTGGCTATCGAAAAGCATTTGAAGGTGACAGCGAGATGTCCCCCCACATTCTAGTGGAAACGAATGTCGCTTATAAGCCATTTCCATTTGAACAGCTTGAGGTAAGTAATTACATCACGAAGTTTGTCATTACCGCAGAGGGGGACGAATCAGAAAAAGAACAGTTTATGGATGAATACGGCATGAGACCTTTTGCGGCTAATGTACAGACGATTGATCGGACGTTTCTTGATAAAATCTTTGCCATCTGTGATTATTATGAAAAAAAAGAAAGCACTCGCTATTCGAGGCACCTGTATGATCTTCATATGATTGAGAGAAGTGGGTTTGTCGATGCAGAAGGATTGAAAATGCTGATTCCTGAAGTGATCGAGATTCGGAGGGATGGTCGGGACACGGCTTCCTGTCAGCCAGGCTATGAACTAAAAAAGACATTGAAGGAAATCATTCGGACGAATTTTTATAAGCAGGACTATAACCGAAACACAAAAACGTTCCTGGCAGAAGACGTATCTTATGAAGAAACTATCGATAGCTTGAAAAAAATTATCGACAGTGACTTTTTACCAAATGTCATCAAAATATAA
- a CDS encoding DUF6088 family protein — protein sequence MELYQYLLDEYGYDEPILTEQLKEKLQLNPSTLRQYIKRLADKGLLAKVQNGIYFIPKKKPMFGSAVLDTDQIMRKKFIEDRDRIIGYKSGTNFANALGLTSQTAAVATIVTNNASAAKREVSVYKKRFIIRKPRANVNKSNYKLLQVLDLLNNYEQYSEKPLEVAKEKILSYLEGVSLNEQEVKEYLEAYPIKTKLRVYELGLLDAIARRERVV from the coding sequence ATGGAACTTTATCAATATCTATTAGATGAATACGGATACGATGAACCTATTCTCACAGAGCAACTAAAAGAGAAGCTCCAGCTGAATCCAAGTACACTCAGGCAGTATATCAAGCGCCTTGCTGACAAAGGGCTGCTTGCGAAAGTCCAGAACGGCATCTACTTCATTCCAAAAAAGAAACCGATGTTTGGCTCGGCTGTGCTTGATACCGACCAGATTATGCGAAAGAAATTTATAGAGGATCGGGATCGTATTATCGGTTACAAGTCAGGTACCAATTTTGCCAATGCTTTGGGCCTGACTTCCCAAACAGCAGCGGTTGCGACCATCGTGACAAATAATGCATCCGCAGCCAAGCGGGAAGTGAGCGTCTACAAAAAAAGGTTCATCATCCGAAAGCCAAGAGCAAACGTGAATAAATCCAACTACAAGCTTCTTCAAGTGCTCGACCTGTTGAATAATTATGAGCAGTACAGTGAAAAACCGCTTGAAGTAGCAAAAGAGAAAATCCTGTCCTATCTAGAGGGCGTGTCATTGAATGAACAGGAAGTGAAGGAATATCTCGAGGCGTACCCGATAAAAACAAAACTGAGAGTATATGAATTGGGGTTATTAGATGCGATTGCACGAAGAGAACGAGTTGTTTAA
- a CDS encoding GNAT family N-acetyltransferase encodes MEISLNLLQEVDAEALFKFESENRWFFEKMVPSRGDDYYSFETFLRRHQELLKEQKKGLSYFYLITNDVGEIVGRINLVDKKDNIVDIGFRVGAIYVGKGIGNQALNLLLKTDLSVKQIRGKTTTVNHASQKVLERNGFKQVRVGEERFEMNGEIMKFIHYLWENENPHL; translated from the coding sequence ATGGAGATATCTTTAAATTTATTACAAGAAGTTGATGCAGAAGCGTTATTTAAGTTTGAGTCTGAAAATCGATGGTTTTTTGAAAAAATGGTTCCAAGTCGAGGAGACGATTACTATTCTTTCGAAACATTTTTAAGAAGACATCAAGAATTGCTGAAGGAACAAAAGAAGGGCCTTTCTTATTTTTACCTGATCACCAATGATGTTGGAGAAATTGTAGGAAGAATCAACTTGGTTGATAAAAAAGATAACATAGTAGACATAGGATTTAGAGTAGGCGCAATATACGTGGGAAAGGGAATCGGAAATCAGGCATTAAATCTGCTATTGAAAACTGATCTAAGTGTGAAACAAATACGTGGGAAAACGACGACTGTTAACCATGCATCGCAAAAGGTGTTAGAAAGAAATGGGTTTAAGCAAGTTCGAGTAGGCGAAGAAAGGTTCGAAATGAACGGAGAAATAATGAAGTTTATACATTATTTGTGGGAAAATGAAAACCCTCATTTGTAA
- a CDS encoding NUDIX hydrolase: MKKWETLSTDYLYKTRFGNLRKDKCKLPNGIIIEDFYVNEYSDWVNAVVITNQNQIVLVEQYRHGGQNFYLEVPAGKIEENETYEESILREIQEETGYTSLEKPILLGEYMVNPATQDNKVKTFLITEAFKATNQQLDNTEDINVKLFDFEELGNLIKDKVVETQLFTASAYFMAKSALNNRNY; encoded by the coding sequence ATGAAGAAATGGGAAACACTGTCTACGGACTATCTTTATAAAACTCGATTTGGCAATTTAAGAAAAGATAAATGCAAACTTCCAAATGGAATAATTATTGAAGATTTTTATGTCAATGAGTATTCCGATTGGGTAAATGCAGTTGTCATTACCAACCAAAATCAAATTGTACTTGTAGAACAATACAGACACGGAGGACAGAATTTTTATTTAGAAGTTCCTGCTGGAAAAATCGAAGAGAATGAAACTTATGAAGAGAGCATCCTTAGAGAAATTCAAGAAGAAACAGGATATACGTCATTGGAAAAGCCAATTTTACTAGGTGAATATATGGTTAATCCAGCAACCCAAGACAACAAAGTAAAAACCTTTCTCATTACAGAAGCTTTCAAAGCCACCAATCAGCAGCTGGATAATACAGAAGATATAAACGTTAAGCTCTTCGACTTTGAAGAATTAGGCAATTTGATAAAAGATAAAGTTGTAGAAACACAGCTTTTTACAGCAAGTGCCTACTTTATGGCAAAATCAGCTTTAAATAATCGTAATTATTAG
- a CDS encoding NUDIX hydrolase, with the protein MRQLIGSHTLMTVGCGIILEKDGQILLQHRKDNDVWGIPGGVMEPGETFVEAAIRETWEETGLKAEDLILFGLYSGNEGYAEYQNGDKIFSVQIIFHTEKFSGELIQDALESQEHRFFSRDNLPHLNSHQERFILDWVKNSNLPVVK; encoded by the coding sequence ATGCGTCAATTAATCGGTTCTCATACATTAATGACTGTAGGCTGTGGAATTATCCTTGAAAAAGACGGACAAATTTTACTTCAGCACCGTAAAGACAACGATGTCTGGGGAATTCCAGGAGGCGTCATGGAACCTGGCGAAACATTTGTAGAAGCAGCTATACGTGAAACTTGGGAAGAAACCGGCTTAAAGGCTGAAGACTTAATTCTATTTGGGCTTTACTCTGGAAATGAAGGATATGCAGAATACCAAAACGGAGATAAAATCTTTAGCGTTCAAATCATTTTTCATACAGAGAAGTTTTCGGGAGAATTAATCCAAGATGCCCTAGAAAGCCAGGAACATCGATTCTTCTCACGTGATAACTTACCCCATTTAAATTCTCATCAAGAGAGGTTTATTTTGGACTGGGTAAAAAATTCAAATCTACCAGTCGTAAAATAG
- a CDS encoding helix-turn-helix domain-containing protein, producing MQYSDVTQKTISYIESNLMEEIQLDVFPAVIGYSKFHLLRIFRKETGKSIGEYIRLRRLTMAAMLLLNSDETILTIAFLFHFQSQEAFTRAFKEVYAVPPGKYRKLMKIVRMTEEEKKMNTSEQIKGWSLSGSNPEMYGLTTDSTVCHTGTHSGLLYAKGDVNEQQFATIMQGFQAHEYKGERLKLSCFLTTEDASKCGAWLRIDNGNGDTVQFDNMDNRSIQGTTDWNHYSLVLDVPKDSASIHFGVLLIGKGKVWADGFRFEVVTDKVPTTNMLSEEDLPAQPTNLDFSSN from the coding sequence ATGCAGTACAGCGATGTAACTCAAAAAACTATTTCATATATTGAGAGCAATCTGATGGAAGAGATTCAACTCGATGTGTTTCCAGCGGTGATTGGCTATTCGAAATTTCATTTGCTTCGTATTTTTAGGAAAGAAACGGGTAAGTCGATTGGCGAATACATTCGTTTGCGTCGATTGACGATGGCTGCGATGCTTCTATTGAATAGCGATGAAACGATCTTAACAATTGCTTTTCTATTTCATTTTCAATCACAGGAGGCATTTACCAGAGCTTTTAAGGAAGTGTACGCCGTGCCGCCGGGGAAATACCGAAAACTGATGAAAATTGTAAGAATGACGGAGGAGGAGAAAAAGATGAATACGAGTGAACAGATTAAAGGATGGAGTTTGAGTGGATCTAACCCAGAAATGTATGGACTGACGACAGATTCAACTGTCTGCCACACAGGAACACATTCAGGATTGCTATATGCAAAGGGAGATGTAAATGAACAGCAATTCGCTACAATCATGCAAGGATTCCAAGCTCATGAGTATAAAGGGGAGCGACTGAAGCTGTCATGCTTCCTAACAACAGAAGATGCGAGTAAATGCGGAGCTTGGCTTCGGATTGATAATGGTAATGGTGACACCGTTCAGTTCGATAATATGGATAATCGGTCCATTCAAGGGACGACAGACTGGAACCATTACTCACTGGTTTTAGATGTACCAAAAGATAGCGCTTCTATTCATTTCGGTGTCCTACTGATCGGGAAGGGGAAAGTTTGGGCAGATGGCTTCCGTTTTGAAGTCGTGACGGACAAAGTCCCTACAACGAACATGCTTTCGGAGGAAGATCTTCCGGCACAGCCGACCAATTTAGATTTCAGTAGTAACTGA
- a CDS encoding ABC transporter permease, translating to MTKFYTLARTELVEAMKEYKFIWLTLFFVILGVTQPLINKYMEVILKNVGGTNGITIDPNRPVPSSAEVLLSTISGQFNQIGLIILIISFMGLIAADRNSGMQDFILTRPVSLQSYLLSKLASHWIISMFSISIGAGVSYFYTLLLFGTLSFSSFLFFLILYSLWILYVVSLAILISTFIKSPILIAVATILVSMVCIIIKGFNHLVFQLSPGGILNLAEQQLLSIQDLNYFSIGTCFFFISCNISLAYLKIKNS from the coding sequence ATGACAAAATTTTATACATTAGCGCGCACGGAACTCGTAGAAGCCATGAAAGAATATAAGTTCATCTGGTTAACGCTGTTTTTCGTCATTCTCGGTGTAACTCAACCTTTGATTAATAAATACATGGAAGTCATTCTCAAAAATGTAGGTGGAACCAATGGCATCACAATCGATCCAAACAGACCGGTTCCCTCCTCTGCCGAAGTGCTTCTGTCTACAATTTCCGGTCAGTTCAATCAAATCGGTCTTATCATTTTAATTATTAGTTTTATGGGGCTGATTGCAGCTGACCGTAACAGTGGCATGCAAGATTTTATTTTAACCCGTCCTGTTTCACTTCAGTCCTATCTCTTATCCAAACTGGCAAGCCATTGGATAATTAGTATGTTTAGTATCTCTATCGGGGCAGGGGTTTCTTACTTCTACACCCTGCTGTTATTCGGGACTTTGTCTTTTTCAAGTTTCCTTTTCTTCCTGATTTTATACAGCCTTTGGATTCTATACGTAGTGAGTTTAGCCATTCTGATTAGTACGTTCATTAAGAGCCCCATACTCATCGCAGTCGCAACCATTCTCGTATCCATGGTTTGTATTATAATAAAAGGATTCAATCACCTTGTATTCCAGCTTTCACCAGGTGGCATTTTAAATTTGGCTGAGCAACAGTTACTGTCGATTCAGGACTTGAATTACTTCAGTATCGGAACTTGTTTCTTTTTTATTTCATGTAATATCTCCTTAGCTTACCTGAAAATAAAAAACTCATAA
- a CDS encoding ABC transporter ATP-binding protein encodes MITVENLDKTINKRKILSDISFSISKGECVGLLGPNGAGKTTLIKCMTGILRYEKGDIRFNSVPIAQHKKNIGYLSQHTDFKSWMTCEESLQFFGKLSGLDDDFLKGHISVVLEEVGLKDKGNYKVEQLSGGMKQRLGIAQAILHQPQLLILDEPVSALDPIGRNEMKKLINRLKKRTTIIISTHILDDASEFCDRYLILNNGLIVGNIHAESSKSDRKRILVTVENSPPPPVNFLGPTFKKIEWISKNTLLLTGVEELDLQNVINDFAHTELNITAIAFYEKGLEDIFLEMVSAT; translated from the coding sequence ATGATTACAGTCGAAAATCTTGATAAGACCATCAATAAACGAAAGATTTTAAGCGATATCTCCTTTTCAATTTCAAAAGGAGAATGCGTAGGTTTGTTGGGACCGAACGGTGCAGGCAAAACGACACTTATTAAATGCATGACTGGAATTTTGCGGTACGAAAAAGGAGACATTCGGTTCAATTCGGTCCCCATTGCGCAACACAAGAAGAATATTGGCTATCTGTCACAACATACAGATTTTAAGTCGTGGATGACCTGCGAAGAATCACTGCAGTTCTTTGGAAAGTTATCAGGGCTCGATGATGATTTTTTAAAAGGGCATATTTCGGTCGTTTTAGAAGAAGTCGGGCTAAAAGACAAAGGAAATTATAAAGTGGAACAATTATCCGGTGGAATGAAACAGCGTCTTGGGATTGCACAAGCCATTTTGCACCAACCCCAGTTATTAATCTTGGATGAACCGGTTTCTGCTTTAGACCCAATCGGTAGAAATGAAATGAAAAAGTTAATCAACCGATTAAAGAAGCGCACAACCATTATTATTTCGACGCATATTTTAGATGATGCCAGCGAATTTTGCGATCGATACCTTATTTTAAATAACGGACTAATTGTTGGAAACATACACGCCGAATCTTCGAAATCAGACCGGAAAAGAATACTGGTGACAGTTGAAAATTCACCCCCACCACCCGTGAATTTTCTCGGTCCAACTTTTAAGAAAATTGAATGGATATCAAAGAACACTCTTCTGTTAACGGGAGTTGAAGAACTGGACTTGCAGAACGTAATCAACGATTTTGCCCATACAGAACTTAACATTACTGCCATCGCTTTTTATGAAAAAGGGTTAGAAGACATTTTCTTAGAGATGGTGTCGGCCACATGA
- a CDS encoding PLDc N-terminal domain-containing protein: MNTDITALLEIEWSTILPFLVPVVFLNVLLIGVALYDWVKRKDLIATPYSWLMAILLVQSLGPILYLVIGRKVIRNDYSRKS; the protein is encoded by the coding sequence ATGAATACCGACATTACAGCTTTACTTGAAATTGAATGGTCTACAATACTTCCTTTTTTAGTGCCTGTTGTCTTTTTAAATGTATTGCTCATTGGAGTTGCTTTATACGATTGGGTCAAAAGGAAGGATTTGATCGCCACACCCTATAGTTGGTTGATGGCCATTTTATTGGTCCAGTCGTTGGGACCGATTTTGTATTTAGTCATTGGAAGGAAGGTCATTCGAAATGATTACAGTCGAAAATCTTGA